A single Papilio machaon chromosome 12, ilPapMach1.1, whole genome shotgun sequence DNA region contains:
- the LOC106718325 gene encoding armadillo repeat-containing protein 8-like, whose protein sequence is MQQLTIFMDIESSRSYIDELYSSEAGKTLEALVTLKNSVIGSNRQKSSVIRQGIVPRLLQLMSDETLDADVRLQATITIGSLAKGTTEDVSTLVEQGVVISLVELLKTVPIDTKLMEAVLSALKSFFLHPPAPISALPADMKLLARLTQIAREGSLNSRASVVRILSIWCGGPLEQEALCSSGALEAAAALLASHTSPPPNLALPALDLLAAMCFENANVSQIALNTWHGDKTIPELLTFLVSRDKPLPVALGAARSLTFIHRAGAIPPDDNRVVFGALPCLARLCTKDMPEDIRATAAETLAYLAEVDTSLQRLAAISNHLMCSLADIVDCPSAAAKEGAFKCFASLGANDEDIRKRIIETHGLMVHVVYGMNNPEPNVRLAAVRCLHSLSRSVQQLRTTFQDHAVWRPLMQLLKDSPDTELLTVGSSTLCNLLLEFSPAKEPMLDQGAVEMLCNLTKKPEAALRLNGIWALMNMAFQAEQKVKQRILCCLGTEQMFRLLGDSDTRVIMKTLGLLRNLLSTRQHIDIIMSEYSSQVMQAVIVVLEGSYPAEVKEQALCILGNIGDGEKAKDLIMANEDVLRKLVDYLAHPESKLQEAALFVASNLVWREEAGAAARQARLTELGVLRALKLLYARQDAAHLHDKYVQHTRTKRII, encoded by the exons ATGCAGCAGCTCACGATATTCATG GATATCGAAAGCTCTCGTTCGTACATCGATGAGCTGTATTCATCAGAGGCTGGTAAAACGTTAGAGGCGTTagtgactttaaaaaattcgGTTATTGGAAGTAATAGACAGAAGAGTTCTGTTATACGACAAGGAATTGTGCCGCGGTTGCTACAGCTGATGTCGGATGAAACACTCGATGCCGATGTTAGATTGCAAGCTACTATAACAATTG GTTCATTGGCCAAAGGTACAACGGAAGATGTGAGTACACTGGTGGAACAAGGTGTTGTTATATCATTGGTTGAGCTATTGAAGACAGTCCCTATTGATACAAAACTAATGGAGGCGGTGCTTAGTGCTTTGAAAAGTTTCTTCTTACATCCTCCAGCACCCATTTCAGCGTTGCCAGCTGATATGAAACTTTTAGCTAGATTAACac AAATAGCAAGGGAAGGCTCTCTAAATTCTCGAGCATCCGTAGTTCGAATTCTATCAATATGGTGCGGAGGGCCACTAGAGCAGGAAGCACTCTGTTCCTCGGGAGCCCTGGAGGCAGCAGCGGCATTGTTGGCATCACACACATCGCCACCGCCTAACCTTGCTCTACCAGCCCTTGATCTACTAGCGGCTATGTGTTTTGAGAATGCCAACGTCTCCCAGATTGCATTGAACACTTG GCATGGTGACAAAACGATACCCGAACTTCTAACGTTTCTAGTGTCACGTGACAAGCCACTGCCTGTCGCCCTCGGCGCCGCGCGCTCTCTTACATTTATACATCGCGCTGGAGCAATACCGCCCGATGATAACAG agtGGTGTTTGGTGCGTTGCCGTGTTTGGCGCGACTTTGTACAAAAGACATGCCGGAGGACATAAGGGCGACTGCTGCTGAGACATTGGCGTACTTAGCTGAG gTGGATACTTCATTACAAAGGCTAGCGGCTATATCAAATCATTTAATGTGTTCACTCGCGGATATAGTAGATTGTCCCTCAGCGGCCGCTAAGGAAGGCGCTTTCAAGTGCTTCGCGTCTCTGGGTGCTAACGACGAAGATATTAGGAAGAGGATAATAGAAACACACGGCCTTATGGTGCATGTTGTCTATGGAATGAATAATCCAGAACCCAAT GTAAGATTAGCGGCTGTAAGATGTCTGCATTCACTGTCTAGATCAGTTCAACAGTTGCGGACGACATTTCAg GACCATGCGGTATGGCGGCCTTTAATGCAACTGCTGAAGGACTCTCCGGATACTGAGTTGCTGACGGTTGGTTCTTCAACACTCTGCAATCTGCTGTTAGAGTTCTCACCAGCAAAGGAACCTATGTTAGACCaag gtGCTGTTgaaatgttatgtaatttgACGAAAAAGCCCGAAGCTGCTCTTAGATTGAATGGAATTTGGGCATTGATGAATATGGCGTTTCag gcGGAACAGAAAGTCAAACAGCGGATACTGTGTTGTTTGGGAACGGAGCAAATGTTCCGTCTGTTAGGTGACAGTGATACACGAGTTATTATGAAGACATTAGGACTGCTGAGGAACTTGTTGTCAACACGACAGcatattgatataattatgaGTGAATATTCCTCACAGGTTATGCAG GCAGTGATAGTTGTGTTAGAGGGTTCTTACCCTGCTGAGGTGAAGGAGCAGGCTCTATGTATACTGGGCAATATCGGTGACGGGGAGAAGGCTAAGGATCTCATTATGGCCAATGAAGATGTTTTAAGGAAACTAGTCGATTATTTG gCTCACCCGGAGAGCAAGCTGCAGGAGGCGGCGCTGTTCGTGGCGAGCAACCTGGTGTGGCGCGAGGAGGCGGGTGCGGCCGCGCGACAAGCTCGTCTCACTGAGCTCGGAGTACTGCGAGCTCTCAAGCTGCTCTACGCCAGGCAGGATGCTGCACATCTGCACGACAAGTACGTACAACATACACGTACTAAACGCATTATATAA
- the LOC106718333 gene encoding ankyrin repeat domain-containing protein 54, translated as MADSGVDTSNESSDNQNIDHSPCIIEFNPLANSLELPGNGGISRDFFDEPHDLIGKIKCTTKARHCRIKYRCSAMIYSSKNQKLRFAASTNNSELVEKLLLSGADPNSSDEHKRSPLHLAACRGYVDVVKILLRHGANPNIKDTLGNTPLHLAACTNHIPVVIELLDAGTDVNSNDRNGRNPIQLAQSKLKLIQMRPSGASHYEETRQLISEICLVVEMMLKYMKIQKADSGDLESVRQRLECISTREQVESEVQNLLDSLDSLKLR; from the coding sequence ATGGCAGACTCCGGAGTTGACACCAGTAATGAAAGTAGTGATAATCAAAACATCGATCATTCTCCATGTATTATAGAATTTAATCCATTAGCAAATTCGTTAGAATTGCCAGGAAATGGAGGGATATCAAGAGATTTCTTCGACGAACCTCACGATTTaattggtaaaataaaatgtaccaCGAAGGCCAGACATTGCCGAATTAAATATCGATGCAGTGCTATGATTTACTCATCAAAAAATCAGAAACTGCGATTTGCGGCATCGACAAACAACTCTGAACTTGTAGAAAAACTACTATTATCAGGTGCAGACCCAAACTCTTCAGATGAGCATAAACGAAGTCCTTTACATTTGGCAGCGTGTCGTGGATATGTCGATGTTGTAAAAATACTCCTAAGGCACGGCGCTAACccaaatataaaagatactCTTGGTAACACTCCATTGCACCTTGCCGCTTGTACTAATCACATACCAGTAGTAATTGAACTGCTTGATGCTGGAACAGATGTTAATTCCAATGATAGGAATGGTCGAAATCCTATTCAGTTGGCccaaagtaaattaaaactaatacaAATGCGTCCAAGTGGTGCCAGTCATTATGAAGAGACCCGGCAACTTATTAGTGAAATTTGCCTTGTTGTTGAGATGATgcttaaatatatgaaaattcaaaaagCTGACTCTGGTGATCTTGAATCCGTCCGTCAAAGACTTGAGTGTATCAGTACAAGGGAGCAAGTTGAGTCTGAAGTGCAAAATTTACTTGATAGTCTTGACTCCTTGAAacttagataa